A region from the Geobacter benzoatilyticus genome encodes:
- a CDS encoding Tll0287-like domain-containing protein: MSWFANLKISTKFNIILSLLLLFVFLAAAFFVYQRERALINRIAVDNARSIARQIIETRDYISSVVNGEPNENYNLVPQVVATNVARRLTKGSNYYVRQVSLRYRNPENRPDSFEAEMLGSFKSDKNTETYRIVGTGKKRSFRYMLPMVAEKSCLECHGRYEEAPPFVRARFPKGHYSYNYRVGEVIGAVSVSIPLADLYREAGTNFRNDLAYRGLTFCLIILVMGLLVRRTIINPIREVSGTIAHVAATGSFGERIKRRSRDEIGELGAAFNEMMDELDIKTRQRMESEARYRNVLEMAQSAIVTFLADGKLVITNRRAEELFGLPKDELLGASIYTFLDDGGVVRDDIESYLRNGGGKMVGETVPQKIRNVGGEITAVEMALSMSSSDENPLFTAILRENIRHKAL, translated from the coding sequence ATGTCCTGGTTCGCCAATCTGAAGATAAGTACCAAGTTCAACATTATTCTCTCATTGCTTCTGCTCTTCGTCTTCCTTGCGGCGGCATTTTTCGTCTACCAGCGGGAGCGGGCGCTCATCAACCGGATTGCCGTTGACAACGCCCGAAGCATCGCCCGGCAGATCATCGAAACCCGCGACTACATCTCCAGCGTGGTAAACGGCGAACCCAATGAAAACTACAACCTGGTCCCCCAGGTAGTTGCCACCAACGTGGCCAGGCGGCTGACCAAGGGGAGCAACTATTACGTGCGGCAAGTCTCGCTCCGCTACCGCAACCCGGAGAACCGCCCCGATTCATTTGAAGCCGAAATGCTCGGGAGCTTCAAATCGGACAAGAACACGGAAACCTACCGGATTGTCGGAACCGGAAAGAAGCGGAGTTTCCGCTATATGCTCCCGATGGTTGCGGAAAAAAGCTGCCTCGAATGCCACGGCCGCTACGAAGAGGCGCCACCCTTTGTCCGCGCCCGCTTCCCCAAAGGACACTATTCCTACAACTACCGGGTCGGTGAGGTAATCGGCGCCGTGTCGGTTTCCATCCCCCTCGCCGACCTTTATCGAGAGGCCGGGACCAACTTCCGGAATGATCTGGCCTACCGGGGGCTTACCTTCTGCCTAATCATCCTCGTTATGGGGCTCCTTGTCCGCCGCACCATCATCAATCCGATCCGCGAGGTATCCGGCACCATTGCCCACGTTGCCGCCACCGGGAGCTTCGGTGAACGGATCAAGCGGCGCAGCAGGGACGAAATCGGCGAACTCGGGGCAGCTTTCAACGAAATGATGGATGAGCTGGATATCAAGACCCGGCAGCGGATGGAATCCGAGGCCCGCTACCGCAACGTCCTGGAGATGGCCCAATCGGCGATCGTAACCTTCCTGGCCGACGGCAAGCTTGTCATCACCAACCGCAGGGCCGAGGAGCTTTTCGGGCTTCCCAAGGACGAATTGCTCGGGGCGTCCATATACACCTTCCTGGACGACGGCGGCGTGGTAAGGGACGACATCGAATCCTACCTCCGCAACGGTGGGGGGAAGATGGTTGGAGAGACGGTACCGCAGAAAATCCGGAACGTCGGGGGAGAGATAACTGCTGTGGAGATGGCCCTCTCCATGTCAAGCTCGGACGAGAATCCCCTCTTCACGGCAATTCTAAGGGAAAACATCCGGCACAAGGCACTCTGA
- the aroF gene encoding 3-deoxy-7-phosphoheptulonate synthase, giving the protein MLIVMNHKAGPKQIEAVVKAVETMGLTAAPIPGSERTAIGVLGNKGYVDDTTIRHLPGVQEVIHVSKPYKLVSRDFHPRNSIVKVCGVSIGEGKRPVVVAGPCAVEGEEQILKTARAVKKAGADLLRGGAFKPRTGPHTFQGMREEGLKLLAKAREATGLPIVTEVMSPDTVGLVAEYADLLQVGARNMQNFELLKELGRIQKPVLLKRGMSATLEEFLAAAEYILAEGNPHVILCERGIRTFETATRNTLDLAVVPLIREMSHLPVMVDPSHATGRRSLVAPMAKAALVAGAHGVLVEVHPEPEKALSDGPQSLTFHGFDALMDEIRHLNAFLGFGG; this is encoded by the coding sequence GTGCTGATCGTTATGAACCACAAAGCTGGACCGAAGCAGATCGAGGCGGTTGTGAAGGCGGTGGAAACCATGGGGCTCACAGCGGCGCCGATACCGGGGAGCGAAAGAACCGCCATCGGTGTCCTCGGCAACAAGGGGTACGTGGACGATACGACCATTCGTCACTTGCCAGGGGTTCAGGAAGTAATCCACGTATCAAAGCCCTATAAGCTCGTCTCCCGGGATTTTCATCCCCGGAACAGCATTGTGAAGGTCTGCGGTGTCTCCATCGGCGAGGGGAAGCGGCCGGTGGTGGTGGCAGGCCCCTGTGCCGTGGAGGGGGAGGAGCAGATTCTGAAAACCGCCCGGGCGGTCAAGAAGGCTGGGGCGGATCTTCTCAGGGGTGGGGCGTTCAAGCCCCGCACCGGCCCCCACACCTTCCAGGGAATGCGGGAAGAGGGGCTGAAGCTCCTGGCCAAAGCCCGGGAGGCAACGGGGCTTCCCATCGTCACCGAGGTCATGAGTCCAGACACGGTCGGGCTTGTGGCGGAATACGCCGACCTCCTTCAGGTGGGTGCCCGCAATATGCAGAATTTCGAGCTCCTGAAGGAGTTGGGGCGCATCCAGAAGCCGGTCCTCCTGAAACGGGGGATGAGCGCGACCCTTGAGGAATTCCTGGCGGCCGCCGAGTACATCCTGGCCGAGGGGAACCCCCACGTTATCCTCTGCGAGCGGGGGATTCGGACCTTCGAGACCGCCACCCGCAACACCCTCGATCTGGCAGTGGTTCCCCTCATCAGGGAGATGTCGCATCTGCCGGTCATGGTGGACCCGTCCCACGCGACGGGCAGGCGAAGCCTGGTGGCTCCCATGGCGAAGGCTGCGCTTGTTGCGGGAGCCCATGGCGTTCTGGTCGAAGTTCACCCGGAACCGGAAAAGGCTCTTTCCGACGGTCCCCAGTCGCTGACCTTCCATGGTTTCGATGCGCTCATGGATGAAATCCGGCATCTGAATGCTTTCCTGGGGTTCGGCGGCTGA
- the groES gene encoding co-chaperone GroES gives MKLRPLQDRILVKRIEEEQVTAGGIFIPDTAKEKPQRGEIVAVGNGKKTEDGKVIPVDLKVGDKVLFGKYAGTDIKVEGQDFLIMREDDILGVIE, from the coding sequence ATGAAACTCAGACCGTTGCAGGACCGCATCCTCGTAAAAAGGATTGAGGAAGAGCAAGTTACCGCAGGAGGGATTTTCATTCCCGACACCGCCAAGGAAAAGCCCCAGCGTGGCGAGATCGTGGCCGTCGGCAATGGCAAGAAGACCGAAGACGGCAAGGTGATCCCCGTTGACCTGAAAGTGGGCGACAAGGTTCTTTTCGGCAAGTACGCCGGCACCGACATCAAGGTTGAAGGCCAGGACTTCCTCATCATGAGGGAAGACGACATCCTCGGCGTTATAGAATAA
- a CDS encoding serine protein kinase PrkA has protein sequence MNGTSTVTLRDHIAAVKEGTRRFENAFQGVTRMILEQGVDKVVVNGRTTYDFRIFRTGRKHPVGMYDEINSFVSFVKDAAEGGSSKEMAFVLVGEPGNGKTFFVEFVCARYREFLTKPENRRYSFRYTGMAQLGSYGKIDVIESQTYEDPMVLALNLFETRREGAEFLTREFGFTDSELEHLSDNYRPLGACSSYILNDIRNFTGGDIGAMLNFIEVIPVPLTETLGTITGKYAAKDKITSSAVDLLGEESIQRLLHITDINNPYRFDLRRGALARVAGGGIHFSDEIYKNKKDLVQVYLGVIQNRVIEIDGYRWPIDTLIIATSNNAEFNRYLSEKEEAPIIDRCRICYVSHNTNYRMQEQLTTYAIGGETKTTLNREELHQDPNLNYAACVGVVLTRLPHSEKLTPIEAMKLAAGEVAGEKSLKTLAEVVDILSQEQDVTKRFGQKGLGQRNLGRAVQLLVESSETNEGRCMVAYDVFKSLERIVLDYVPDQNDRAKYLEDLKIAKGLYRERIMTEMFNAYMDEPYAIKKDVMNYVNMIIGIDAESLGPDRMWKYKDPQTGELKALKIDERYVKNVEDRLGLKTEEQRESFRTSIRKIYGQKISVDPTYDFMDNLELVKAVTDVRLKSDIAGAGSLIGALANRTNEENQKLYDRMVDTMLKKLGYCRTCAQKTIEYFCTQEDEI, from the coding sequence ATGAACGGTACCAGCACCGTGACGCTGCGCGATCATATCGCCGCGGTCAAGGAGGGAACGCGCCGCTTCGAGAACGCTTTCCAGGGGGTAACCCGGATGATCCTGGAGCAGGGAGTCGACAAGGTGGTGGTCAACGGCCGCACCACCTACGATTTCCGGATATTCCGCACCGGCCGCAAGCACCCCGTTGGCATGTACGACGAGATCAACAGCTTCGTCTCCTTCGTGAAGGATGCGGCCGAAGGGGGCTCCTCCAAGGAGATGGCCTTCGTCCTAGTGGGAGAACCGGGCAACGGCAAGACCTTCTTCGTGGAGTTCGTCTGCGCCCGCTACCGGGAGTTCCTCACAAAGCCCGAAAACCGGCGCTATTCTTTCCGCTACACCGGAATGGCACAGTTGGGGAGCTATGGGAAAATCGACGTAATAGAGTCCCAGACCTACGAGGACCCCATGGTCCTTGCCCTGAACCTCTTCGAGACCCGGAGGGAGGGGGCGGAATTCCTGACCCGTGAGTTCGGCTTCACCGACAGCGAGCTTGAACATCTCTCCGACAACTACCGTCCGCTGGGGGCCTGCTCCAGCTACATCCTCAACGACATCCGGAACTTCACCGGCGGCGATATCGGCGCGATGCTTAACTTTATCGAGGTAATCCCGGTCCCCCTCACCGAGACCCTGGGGACCATCACCGGCAAGTACGCGGCAAAAGACAAGATCACCTCCAGCGCCGTGGACCTCCTGGGGGAAGAGTCGATCCAGCGGCTTCTCCACATCACCGACATCAACAACCCCTACCGCTTCGATCTCCGCCGTGGCGCCCTGGCCCGGGTGGCCGGCGGCGGCATCCACTTCTCCGACGAGATCTACAAGAACAAGAAGGACCTGGTGCAGGTGTATCTCGGGGTCATCCAGAACCGGGTCATCGAGATCGACGGCTACCGCTGGCCCATCGACACCCTCATCATCGCCACCAGCAACAACGCCGAGTTCAACCGCTACCTCTCCGAGAAGGAAGAGGCTCCCATCATCGACCGCTGCCGCATCTGCTACGTCTCCCACAACACCAACTACCGGATGCAGGAGCAGCTCACCACCTACGCCATCGGCGGCGAAACCAAGACCACCCTGAACCGGGAGGAACTCCACCAGGACCCGAACCTGAACTACGCCGCCTGCGTGGGGGTGGTGCTGACGCGGCTCCCCCACTCCGAGAAGCTCACCCCCATCGAGGCCATGAAGCTGGCTGCCGGGGAGGTCGCCGGGGAGAAGAGCCTCAAGACCCTGGCCGAGGTGGTGGACATCCTGAGCCAGGAGCAGGACGTCACCAAGCGCTTCGGCCAGAAGGGGCTGGGCCAGCGTAACCTGGGGCGGGCGGTCCAGCTCCTGGTGGAAAGCTCGGAGACCAACGAGGGGCGCTGCATGGTGGCCTATGACGTGTTCAAGTCCCTGGAGCGGATCGTCCTCGACTACGTCCCCGACCAGAACGACCGGGCCAAGTACCTGGAGGATCTGAAGATCGCCAAGGGGCTCTACCGCGAGCGGATCATGACCGAGATGTTCAACGCCTACATGGATGAGCCCTATGCCATCAAGAAAGACGTCATGAACTACGTGAACATGATCATCGGCATTGATGCGGAGAGCCTCGGCCCAGATCGGATGTGGAAGTACAAGGATCCCCAGACCGGCGAGCTGAAGGCCCTGAAGATCGACGAGCGCTACGTGAAGAACGTGGAGGACCGCCTTGGCCTGAAAACCGAGGAGCAGCGGGAGAGCTTCCGCACCTCCATCCGCAAGATCTACGGCCAGAAGATCTCGGTGGATCCCACCTACGACTTCATGGACAACCTGGAACTGGTGAAGGCGGTGACCGATGTGCGGCTCAAGAGCGACATCGCCGGCGCCGGCTCCCTCATCGGAGCCCTGGCCAACCGCACCAACGAGGAAAACCAGAAGCTCTACGACCGAATGGTGGACACCATGCTGAAGAAGCTCGGCTACTGCCGCACCTGCGCCCAGAAGACGATCGAATACTTCTGCACCCAGGAAGATGAAATCTAG
- a CDS encoding DUF507 family protein — MSISEDRVSHLAHRIQDRLWKDDLADFPDERRSLQCIKEAISSFFAVTGEVDAAVRRKLASYSQSKVPGSREYEILYQKFYQEEMARRKW, encoded by the coding sequence ATGAGCATTTCCGAAGATCGCGTATCCCATCTTGCCCACCGTATCCAGGACCGTCTCTGGAAGGACGACCTGGCCGACTTCCCCGATGAGCGGCGCTCCCTCCAGTGCATCAAGGAGGCAATTTCCTCCTTTTTCGCCGTCACCGGCGAGGTGGATGCCGCCGTCCGGAGGAAACTCGCCTCCTACTCCCAGTCAAAGGTGCCGGGGAGCCGGGAATACGAAATCCTCTACCAGAAATTCTACCAGGAAGAGATGGCCAGGAGAAAATGGTGA
- a CDS encoding DUF507 family protein, with protein sequence MRLKEAQIARLAEQVLERLTDAGLITLKAERGVVLDRIRGVVAADAQGEDNLEKEAERLLEQTLRSMGGGAGIDRHKMLKMIKERLAKEKGIVL encoded by the coding sequence ATGAGGCTCAAAGAAGCGCAGATTGCCAGGCTTGCCGAACAAGTGCTGGAGCGGCTCACCGACGCGGGACTCATAACCCTCAAGGCCGAGCGGGGTGTCGTCCTGGACAGGATCAGGGGGGTCGTCGCCGCCGATGCCCAAGGCGAGGATAATCTTGAGAAGGAAGCCGAGCGGCTCCTGGAGCAGACCCTGCGCTCCATGGGGGGCGGCGCCGGCATCGACCGGCATAAGATGCTGAAGATGATCAAGGAGCGGCTGGCAAAAGAGAAGGGAATCGTCCTATGA
- the groL gene encoding chaperonin GroEL (60 kDa chaperone family; promotes refolding of misfolded polypeptides especially under stressful conditions; forms two stacked rings of heptamers to form a barrel-shaped 14mer; ends can be capped by GroES; misfolded proteins enter the barrel where they are refolded when GroES binds) yields MAKIIKFDQEGRNAILKGVNTLADAVKVTLGPKGRNVIIEKSFGSPLITKDGVSVAKEIELEDKFENMGAQLVKEVASKTSDVAGDGTTTATVLAQAIYRQGSKLVAAGHNPMEIKRGIDSAVETIVAELKKISKPIKDHKEIAQVGTISANNDKTIGGIIAEAMEKVGKEGVITVEEAKAMETSLETVEGMQFDRGYLSPYFVTDPERMEASLENANILIHDKKISNMKDLLPILEQTAKSGRPLLIIAEDIEGEALATLVVNKLRGVLNICAVKAPGFGDRRKAMLEDIAVLTGGKVISEELGFKLENATFDMLGTAKRVTIDKDNTTIIDGDGSEADIQGRVKQIRAQIEETSSDYDREKLQERLAKLVGGVAVIKVGAATETEMKEKKARVEDALHATRAAVDEGIVPGGGVAYIRSLGALEGISLPAEQQFGVTLIKRALEEPIRQIAQNAGVDGSIVVDKVKNGEGAFGFNAADDEYVDMIAAGIIDPTKVSRSALQNAASVAGLMLTTEAMIADKPKDEAALPAMPGGMGGMGGMGGMM; encoded by the coding sequence ATGGCCAAGATTATCAAGTTCGATCAGGAAGGGCGCAACGCCATCCTGAAAGGTGTCAATACTCTTGCCGACGCGGTCAAGGTGACCCTCGGCCCCAAGGGACGCAACGTCATCATCGAGAAGTCCTTCGGCTCCCCGCTCATCACCAAGGACGGCGTCAGCGTTGCCAAGGAAATCGAGCTGGAAGACAAGTTCGAGAACATGGGCGCCCAGCTCGTGAAAGAAGTCGCTTCCAAGACCTCCGACGTTGCCGGAGACGGCACCACCACCGCTACGGTTCTTGCCCAGGCCATCTACCGCCAGGGCTCCAAGCTGGTGGCCGCAGGCCACAACCCCATGGAGATCAAGCGCGGCATCGACAGCGCCGTTGAGACCATCGTGGCCGAGCTCAAGAAAATCTCCAAGCCCATCAAAGATCACAAGGAAATCGCCCAGGTCGGCACCATCTCCGCCAACAACGACAAGACCATCGGCGGCATCATCGCCGAGGCCATGGAGAAGGTCGGCAAGGAAGGGGTCATCACCGTCGAGGAAGCCAAGGCCATGGAAACCAGCCTTGAGACCGTGGAAGGGATGCAGTTCGACCGCGGCTACCTCTCCCCCTACTTCGTGACTGATCCGGAGCGCATGGAGGCTTCCCTTGAGAACGCCAACATCCTGATCCACGACAAGAAGATCTCCAACATGAAGGATCTCCTCCCGATCCTTGAGCAGACCGCCAAGAGCGGCCGTCCGCTGCTGATCATTGCCGAGGACATCGAGGGCGAGGCCCTGGCCACCCTGGTTGTCAACAAGCTGCGCGGCGTCCTCAACATCTGCGCCGTGAAGGCCCCGGGCTTCGGTGACCGCCGCAAGGCCATGCTGGAAGACATCGCGGTTCTCACCGGCGGCAAGGTGATTTCCGAAGAGCTCGGCTTCAAGCTCGAAAACGCCACCTTCGACATGCTCGGCACTGCCAAGCGGGTCACCATCGACAAGGACAACACCACCATCATCGACGGCGACGGTTCCGAAGCCGATATCCAGGGCCGCGTAAAGCAGATCCGCGCCCAGATCGAAGAAACCAGCAGCGACTATGACCGCGAGAAGCTCCAGGAGCGCCTGGCCAAGCTCGTGGGCGGCGTTGCCGTCATCAAGGTCGGTGCCGCCACCGAAACCGAGATGAAAGAGAAGAAGGCCCGGGTCGAGGACGCCCTCCACGCTACCCGCGCAGCCGTTGACGAAGGGATCGTCCCCGGCGGCGGCGTTGCCTACATCCGTTCCCTCGGCGCCCTTGAAGGAATCAGCCTCCCGGCAGAGCAGCAGTTTGGCGTTACCCTCATCAAGCGCGCCCTTGAGGAGCCGATTCGCCAGATCGCCCAGAACGCCGGCGTTGACGGTTCCATCGTCGTCGACAAGGTAAAGAACGGCGAAGGCGCATTCGGCTTCAACGCTGCCGATGACGAGTACGTGGACATGATCGCGGCCGGCATCATCGACCCGACCAAGGTTTCCCGCTCGGCTCTGCAGAACGCCGCTTCCGTGGCCGGCCTCATGCTGACCACCGAGGCGATGATCGCCGACAAGCCCAAGGACGAAGCAGCTCTTCCGGCAATGCCCGGCGGCATGGGCGGAATGGGTGGCATGGGCGGCATGATGTAA
- a CDS encoding DUF444 family protein, whose protein sequence is MKNEDSNNSKLWDISSLASEPQGSYTTRLRSLDELMERDRLREEDGFPRKIRIGKLIKPGKGGQEKFVVVPTTVEEKFMHDSAPTPPEEEEPMGGTGDEAEGDILGEQPVRPEQGSGSGTAGHGGGEGHELESSAYDLGRILTDRFNLPNLKEKGKKSSLSHYTYDLTDRNRGFGQILEKKQTLRRVIETNIALGNITDVTDIDTTKLLIDPRDRIFRILSRELEYESQALVFFVRDYSGSMDGKASELVCSQHVLIYSWLLYQFARQVETRFVLHDSDAREVPDFYTYYNLRVAGGTRVAAAYKLVNDLVEQESLAKDYNIYVFHGTDGDDWDTNGEETIPELRRMLTYANRVGITIAEHNAYGPRGATEVERYLKGSGLLDEKPELLRMDVMGEDAEETRIIEGIKKLIS, encoded by the coding sequence ATGAAAAACGAAGACTCCAACAACTCCAAACTCTGGGACATCTCCTCCTTGGCCTCCGAGCCCCAGGGGTCCTACACCACCCGGCTACGCTCCCTGGACGAGCTCATGGAGCGGGACCGGCTCAGGGAAGAGGACGGGTTCCCCCGCAAGATCCGGATCGGCAAGCTCATCAAACCGGGCAAGGGGGGGCAGGAAAAGTTCGTGGTAGTCCCCACCACGGTGGAAGAGAAGTTCATGCACGACAGCGCCCCCACCCCTCCCGAAGAGGAGGAGCCCATGGGGGGGACCGGCGACGAGGCGGAAGGGGACATCCTCGGCGAGCAGCCGGTGCGCCCCGAACAGGGATCGGGAAGCGGCACCGCGGGGCACGGTGGCGGTGAGGGGCACGAGCTGGAGTCGTCGGCCTACGACCTGGGACGGATTCTGACGGATCGGTTCAACCTGCCGAACCTGAAGGAGAAGGGGAAGAAGAGCTCCCTCTCCCACTACACCTACGACCTCACCGACCGCAACCGGGGCTTCGGCCAGATACTGGAAAAGAAGCAGACCCTCCGACGGGTCATCGAAACCAACATCGCCCTGGGGAACATCACCGACGTCACCGACATCGACACAACCAAGCTCCTCATCGACCCCAGGGACCGGATTTTCCGTATCCTCTCCCGGGAACTGGAGTATGAATCCCAGGCGCTGGTATTCTTCGTCCGGGACTATTCAGGCTCCATGGACGGCAAGGCGTCGGAGCTGGTCTGCTCCCAGCATGTGCTCATCTACAGCTGGCTCCTCTACCAGTTCGCCAGGCAGGTGGAGACCCGCTTCGTCCTCCACGACAGCGACGCCCGGGAAGTGCCCGACTTCTACACCTACTACAACCTCAGGGTGGCAGGGGGAACCCGGGTGGCGGCGGCCTACAAGCTGGTGAACGATCTGGTGGAGCAGGAGAGCCTTGCCAAGGATTACAACATCTACGTCTTCCACGGCACCGACGGCGACGACTGGGACACAAACGGCGAAGAGACAATTCCCGAGCTGCGGCGGATGCTCACCTACGCCAACCGGGTGGGGATAACCATCGCCGAGCATAATGCCTATGGCCCGCGGGGAGCCACCGAGGTGGAGCGCTACCTGAAAGGGTCTGGGCTCCTGGATGAAAAGCCGGAGCTGCTCCGCATGGATGTAATGGGCGAAGACGCGGAGGAGACGCGAATCATCGAAGGGATCAAGAAACTGATCTCCTGA